Part of the Oncorhynchus tshawytscha isolate Ot180627B linkage group LG23, Otsh_v2.0, whole genome shotgun sequence genome, GCTTTCCTTGAATGAGTGAGAGAAATTGGTTTCTGTTAACTGTATTACTAGTGACATTGACTGACTCATTGTCCTGACTCTGCCCCCTCCCCCGGTCCCCAGGGTGCTGTACGAGGGCAAAGAGGTGGTGAAGCAGGGCTGGTATGTGATCGAGACCACCCCCTACAGCCGCTCAGCCAGCCTGAGCTCCGGGGGGCCCGCCACCCACCGCACCTTCCTGACTTACCGCCGGGCCCCAGAGTCCCAGGCCCTCCACACCCTGGGGGTCACAGACATCTCCCTCCTGCTGCCCAGTAAGGGGGAGGTGGCCCCCCACACCTTCTGCCGGGTGGAGAAGAACCTCAACACTGGCATAGTGGGTTTGAAGCGCTCTGTTTTTCTActgttttttaaattgattttttaaaCTTAATTCTtcatctttctccctccatctctctctctctctctctctctctctctctctctctctctctctctctctctctctctctctctcactgtgctttgttgttttggctccaCAGTGGGGTCCAGCCTTATACTTGTGCTACAAGAGAGCTGTAGCCAAAGCCAATGCCCTAGTCTATGAAGCAGGTGAGTGTAGACTGTTCCATTATGACGGTATCACAGCACTCATTCTGCTGTGTCGCGATATGTGACATTTTAAACAGGCCTATTGACCTACTTTtcacaatttaaatacatttagaaGTAGAAAGATCTACCAAAAATGAAAGTCTCTCTGTAGTCACTAATCAAAATGGTACTTTTATTAAGCGTCTGTGTGTTTCCCAGGTCTGATCAGTCGGTATCCGGAAGCGGACGTGGAGTCGTTCCCCCTGCCAGAGTCTGTGCCTATGTTCTGTCTGCCCATGGGTGTGACGGTGGAGAGTTGGCCCCTCAACACCAAGTACCAGCTCCCTGTCTTCTCTACCTTCGTCCTCACTAGCGCCTGTGGCGACAAGGTGGGTCCGCCTACCTGCCttcttctcacacacactctccaacACTCTTAACACTGCGCAGTGGCTGAGCTATTGAGTCCATTGGGTTATGTGTTAAGCTGTGTAGGAATTTTCTCTAGATTATATCAGGTGAATGTATAATCTATTGTAGCTCGTTGCAAGTCACCGGTTCAGTCAATTTCAACAAATGACAATAACTTAAGATGTCATTATTTGTCAGACATTGAAATACTTCACCTCATCCATGATGTAACAGTGACAATCATAACGGTAATAGTAAAGTTTCCTAATTCATATTAAATCCAGACAACAAgctaaaataattataataaaagCCCCGTTTATTCCAAAATATAAATCATATCATCCTATTAGGATGTTCCCAGGATGAACCTGACCCCTTTCTTCAACTGTTTCCAGAACCTCCTCAGACCTATTTCAAGCCAAATCACCCCTGTACTCTTTCCCTGCACCATCATCTCCATCAccaccctcttctcctttcctttctctgttCCCTATATCCTTCCTTTTCTGCTCTTTCCTCTCAGCCTTGCTCTCAAGCCGTGTTTTCTTATCCCCTGCCTTGTCACCTGGGGGACCTGGCCATTCTTTTTCTAAGATAGATAACAAGTATTGTTTAACTGCAATAACAACAGAATACTAGTATAGCTACTAATTCTTGTTTAgttgtactactgctactactggattCGTTCTAAAATGGTTACGTTGAAGAGATGATAGTTTACTAAACAGAAGGATAGTACAGTAGAAACAACATTATAGTGctgaaataaactcagcaaaaaaataaacgtcctctcactgtcaactgtatttactttcagaaaacttaacgtgtaaatatttgtatgaacataagattcaacaactgagacatgaactgaacaagttccacagacatgtgactaacagaaatggaataatgtgtccctgaacaaaggagtggtcaaaatcaaaagttacagtcagtatctggtgtggccaccagctgcattaagtactgcagtgcatctcctcctcatggactgcaccagatttgcccgttcttgctgtgagatgttaccccactcttccacctagGCACCTGCAAGGGAATGGCCCTAggcctcaccctccgatccaacaggtcccagaggtgctcaatgggattgagatccgggctcttcactggccatagcagaacactgacattcctgtcttgcaggaaatcacgcacagaatgagcagtatggctggtggcgttgtcatgctggagggtcatgtcaggatgagcctgcaggaagggtaccacttgagtgaggaggatgtcttccctgtaacgcacagtgttgagattgcctgcaatgacaacaagctcagtccaatgatgctgtgacacaccgccccagaccatgacggaccctccacctccaaatcgatcccactccagagtacaggcctccgtgtaacgctcattccttccacGATAAatacgaatccgaccatcacccctggtgagacaaaaccgcgacttgtcagtgaagagcactttttgccagtcctgtcttggccagcgacggtgggtttgtgcccataggcgacgttgttgccggtgatgtctggtgaggacctgctttacaacaggccttcaagccctcagtccaacctctctcagcctattgcggacagtctgagcactgatggagggtttgtgcgttcctggtgtaactctggaagttgttgttgccatcctgtacttgtcccgcaggtgtgatgttcagctgtatcgatcctgtgcaggtgttgttacacgtggtctgccattgCGAGgtcgatcagctgtctgtcctgtctccctgtagcgctgtcttaggcatctcacagtacggacattgcaatttattgccctggccacatctgcagtcctcatgcctccatgCAGCATAgttaaggcacattcacgcagatgagcagggaccctgggcgtctttctttggtgtttttcagagtcagtagaaaggtctctgtagtgtcctaagttttcataactgtgaccttaattgcctaccgactgtaagctgttagtgtcttaacgaccattccacaggtgcaggttcattcattgtttatggttcattgaacaagcatgggaaacagtgtttaaaccctttacaatgaagttctgtgaagttatttggatttttacaaataatttttgaagacagggtcctgaaaaagggacatttatttttttgctgagtttagtcacTAAAGCTCACCTTTGATTGACCACCCTTTGTTTTTCCGTCTTTATCTGGACAAATCCTGGACTCGCCAAGCCATGTCCTCTAACAATCCCTCCATCTTGGCTAGGTATCTACCCTCTACTTCCAGTTTTCTGTCTCCATAGGATCTCCCTCTTTCtgatctctctcctcttgtcctctaaCCACTCCCTCTCGCTCTTGAACATTCTGTCACATTTCTGTTCAAAAAGACTTAGGTCCTGTTTTTTCCTCATGTGATCTCCCTCTGCCTTCTGAAGGTGCTCTACTGTTTGGGAGTCAGTGCAGGTTTCACTGTTTGGGAATCAGTGGCCGTCAGTGCAGGTTCCACTGTTTGGGAGTCAGTAGGCGTCAGTGCAGGTTGCACTGTTTGGGAGTCAGTAGGCGTCAGTGCAGGTTGCACTGTTTGGGAGTCAGTAGGCGTCAGTGCAGGTTGCACTGTTTGGGAGTCAGTAGGCGTCAGTGCAGGTTGCACTGTTTGGGAGTCAGTAGGCGTCAGTGCAGGTTGCACTGTTTGGGAGTCAGTAGGCGTCAGTGCAGGTTGCACTGTTTGGGAGTCAGTGGGCGTCAGTGCAGGTTTCACTGTTTGGGAGTCAGTGGGCGTCAGTGCAGGTTGCACTGTTTGGGAGTCAGTGCAGGTGCACTGTTTGGGAGTCAGTGGGCAGGTTTCACTGTTTGGGAGTCAGTAGGCGTCAGTGCAGGTTGCACTGTTTGGGAGTCAGTAGGCGTCAGTGCAGGTTGCACTGTTTGGGAGTCAGTAGGCGTCAGTGCAGGTTGCACTGTTTGGGAGTCAGTAGGCGTCAGTGCAGGTTCCACTGTTTGGGAGTCAGTAGGCGTCAGTGCAGGTTGCACTGTTTGGGAGTCAGTAGGCGTCAGTGCAGGTTCCACTGTTTGGGAGTCAGTAGGCGTCAGTGCAGGTTCCACTGTTTGGGAGTCAGTAGGCGTCAGTGCAGGTTCCACTGTTTGGGAGTCAGTAGGCGTCAGTGCAGGTTCCACTGTTTGGGAGTCAGTAGGCGTCAATGCATGTTTCACTGTTTGGGAGTCTGTGCCATCTCTCTCCTTTGTATGGATCTGTTAAGACAAAATTAAACTACTATAAGCCTATTTGGAAATTTAGCCGAGACCGCTTTCACATTTGCCTTCACTTGAAACGGAGCAGAAAAGCGAATCAGAAAATGCCAGTGTTTACCGAAGTTGGGCAGTGGTGTCTGGTCCTGGAATGACCTTCTGATGGCAGACAATTTTCTTGTCGTCCTGAAAAAAGAAAAGGTGTCCATATAATCATGCAAACAAGACCAATACATTGATCAAGAATGGTTAGCATATGGCAATAGGCTGTAGTGTTTTGGCAATATTTGAttttaattgttttttaaattcacaGTTATTGGCCTTCTTGGGCAGATAGATGCACTGCGTTAGCGATTCATTGCATTCCCCTCTGCCTTCTGTGGGTGTTCCACTGTTTGGGTCACAGAGTCAGTGCAAATGGAACAACACTTAGCCTATATGGAGAGTATAGCCAAGATCACTCTCACATTTGCCTTCACTTGAAACAGATCTGAAAAAATGGAATGCCAGTGCCATAATGAATGTATGGGCTGGTTTACCGAAATGGGCAGTGATGTCTGGTCCTGGATCTGCCTCTTTCATGGCAGACAGTTTTCTCATCTTCCTGAAAAAAGAAAAGGTTTCAATTATTATTATGACAAGAACATGACATGGATCAAGAATGATTTTCGTATGGCATGCGATTAAGAATTTCAGATTAGGTTAGCATGTTTTTAAAGCTTTTTTAAGCTTTTTTTTAACTCACAGTTATTGGCATTCTTTGAGGGATAGATGACACACTCCGTCCGCAAGTCATAACGTCCCTCTCTGCATTCTGAGAGTAGTCCACTTTTTGGGACACAGTCAGTGCCATCTCTCTTTTGTATGGATCTGTTAAGACAATGAAATAACTGTTTATTTCATTTCATGTTTACTGTAGATTGAAAGTTGAGGCGGAACCAGGTGTAAAAATTAATAAATAACAACTTTTCAGAAAATGTCAGTGTTCCTCCATACTGTATTAACCAATGAGGTATAAGGGCTGGTTTGTCCAAATTGGGCAGTGGCGTCTGATCCTGGATCTGCGCCTCTCACGCAGACAGATTTCTCATCCTCCTGAAAATATAATGTTTTATTACCATGAACATGACATGGATCAGGAATTATTTGCATATGGCATCAGATTAAGAAATCTAAGATAAGGCTATCGTGTTAAAACAACATATTcgtatgatttttaaaaaaaaatttttacttACAGATCTTCCCCTTCGAGGGACACACTCACTACGTCCACAATTCATTATGTCCTTTTCTGCCTTCTGAGGGTGTTTCACTGTTTGGGTCACAGAGTCAGTGCCTTCTCTCCTTTGTATGGAAAAATTAAACAACTCTTAGCCAAGACCACTCTCAAATTTGCTTTCATTTgaaacagaactgaaaaagtttaTTACAGAACGTCTGTGTTACTAATAAGTACAGTCTTATGTATTGGCTGGTTTACCAATGTAGGGCAGTGGCATCTATCCCTGGATCGACCTCTCGCACGGCTGACAGTTTTCTCTTCATCAGAAACTGCAGTTCTTCGGGACATGGATTTTTCACAAACTGACGATTTTGGAATATGATGTTCCATTGATTTTGTTTTGATATAGTAATCATCACTATGGTAACTCAGAACTCATCTGATTATGATTAGGGAATAGCGTCAtgagtgatgacatcacaatcacaaggtatatctcactgatcatccccaaagccaacacctaatttggccgcctttccttccagttctctgctgccagtgcctggaacgaattgcaaaaatagctgaagttgaagacttttatttccctcaccaactttaaacatctgagcagctaaccgatcactgcagctgtacatagtccatctgtaaatagcccacccaatctacctacctcatccccttactgtttttattttatttacttttctgctcttttgcacaccagtatctctacttgcacatcatcatctgctcatttatcactccagtgttaatctgctaaattctaattattcgctcctatggcctatttattgcctacctcctcatgccttttgcacacactgtatatagactttcttttctctactgtgtcattgacctgtttgtgttattggcttgtttattgtttactccatgtgtaactctgtgttgttgtctgtgtcacactgctttgctttatcttggccaggtcgcagttgcaaatgagaacttgttctcaactagcctacctggttaaataaaggtgaaatatatattttttaaatgacaccCCAGTGAGGAGTATGTTGCTAATTCTATGGTTGCGTCAACAAAAACTAATTCTAGAACCAAATGGGCTGAAGTATTTCTAATTCTACAAAATGCCATGACCTACAGTGGCTGACAAGGttcacaaatacacactcacaaaGAAATGCATATCAAGTGTGatatatgaacattgacaagttcTAATGTTGATAAATGCCAACTATCTGTTGATTGAGTTGTGCGTAGTTATTTACCAATGCAGCTATTCAATATCATGCTTGCCTACTTAAATTACAAGTTTTAAATTGGCCCACTATATAGACTTTGTCTGCGACAGCAGCAAGAAGctataaaaacaacaaaaacattgagATGCAAATGACTCCAGTATGAACTCGCTCacagtttaataataaaaaaatctatCTTGCATTTGCTAAATGCTAACTGTTCACACAGTTCAAAGCATCTAGCGTTAGCTGAATCCTTAGTTTTTAACATTCCCGTTTCTCCTCTTCCCGTCCCAGGTTTACGGTGCTGCCATCCAGTTCTATGAGGCGTTCCCACGGGAGTGCCTCTCGGAGCGGCAGAGCGTCCGTCTTGGCCTGGTGAGCGTGGTGGACCGGCGGCCTATCACCAACCGCACCCTGCAAGTGAAGAAGagcgtgtgtgttctctcccacTGGCCCTTCTTCACCGTCTTCCAGAAGTTCCTCACCTTTGTCTACCGATACTCCATCTCCGGACCCCACGTGCTACCCCTCGAGAAGTCAGTGGCCCTTCATGGCAAATATCAGCAATGTGTCTTTATGAACCTAAACTGGCTGATCTAGTGGCTAATAAACCGTAGGCCTATTGGCTATTGATTCATGTTATGGTTGGTTGATTTATTAACAGGAACTCTGCTCTCTCCAGGCACATCTCCAGCTTCATGCACAACGTCCCGTTCCCTTCCCCTCAGCGGCCTCGCATCCTAGTGCAGGTAGGGACACCTGTCTTTAACTCAATTCACATTCTCTTATCTTTATTCCTTATGAACACATCAAAGCACTTGAAAGAATCAGAAAGGTGGAATGGAAAACCTTGCTAAGCATTGGTTTAGCTCAGGGCTATACAGAAGGCAGCATTAAAACTGCTAATTCAAGTAAGGCATAACTGTGATTATTAGTTGAGTCAGGTGTTTTAGTGCTAGTTTAGAACAAAAGCTTGCTTGCTCTGTGTGTGCTtgtatatgcctgtgtgtgtgttacaagcGGAAACTCAGCTTGAGTTCTATTTGAACTTGACACCAGTAGCATTGTGGTGTTTCTCACTAAAGATTTGACTTCCTCCCCCACAGGAAATGGGTGTTGAATTAATTGATGGTTTCACTGGTTAGTGTGTGCAGATGGACAGGGTAAAAATAACACCCAATCAAAACAATCTCTAATTTACTGTGGATTTAAAATAATTTCACATCACTGAATGATCCTTCCGGCACTAGAAAGTAGAGACAGTTGTTTAAGTTGTTTGTGGTTTTCTCAAACTCAAATCGAGTCAAATGAGTCTTTTCAAACATGATTCCTTATGGCTTGTTTCAAATCAACATATATCAATTTGGTGAATGGTGGTCTATGAAATTGAAGCATGGCTGAACTTTCTTCCTTAGACCTGTAGATTATTGTCCACCATGTTGGTTTGTTactgaaaaatgtgtgtgtgtcatttcagCTCTCCCCCTATGACAACCTTCTCctctgtcagcctgtctcctcccccttacTGCTCAGGTCAGTACAGTAAATCTGCATTAGGTCGAGTCGCAATAAACTATGTGGTGGAATGCGTTATTTTGCGCTAGGAGCTATCACTCCAACAATGGCTTAGTTTCCCCTGAGGGATTTCTAGTATCATATTGAAGTGAATCCATGAAAACAATAATGAATTGATAAATAGGCTGTTATTTTCTGTCTGTTCTTTTCTGTCTGTAGTGGTGCTAGCTTTGTGAAGCTGCTGCAGAACCTGGGCCCTGAGAATGCCTGTGTCCTGCTGCTGGCCGTGCTGACGGAGCACAAACTACTGCTACACTCCCTCCGCCCCGACGTCCTCACCTCCGTCAGCGAGGCCCTGGTGTctgtgagttacacacacacgcCAAACCTACACCCACGtatgcaatcacacacacaaagacatatacgtacacacacactcattccaaTCAAAGAAAGCACTCTATCCCTCCAGATGACGTTCCCTCTGCGTTGGCACTGCCCGTACATCCCCCTGTGCCCGCTGCGGCTGGCAGACGTACTGTGTGCCCCCATGCCCTTCATCGTGGGCGTCCACTCCAGCTACTTTGACCTCTATGACCCCCCTACTGACGTGGTGTGTGTTGACCTGGACACCAACACCATCTTTCAGTGAGTACACTGACCTTGAAGGACCTGAACCAGGATGCAACTGATGGAAGAGGAAGCAACGAAACCAAACATATGCACGTTTGAAAGGATGAAATCCATAGTTTCGTTTTCTCTTCTCCTGCAGAGCAGAGGACAAGAAGCCGTTGTCATGGCGATCGCTACCAAGGAAGCATGGCAAGATGCTGGTGAATACCCTCACCAACTTGATGAAGACTCTGGAGAAAAGTGGGTGATGGCTGGAGACTCCATGCATGATATGCATTTTCTTCTCATCTCCCTTCTGTCAATCATTTTACATCATCTAGTCTACTTATTCTGAAGCCCATCTAGGGACCGATGCAGGAATATGAGTACAAGCTGAAACATATTGGTGCAATACATCTGACTCTTGATAATTCAATGTGCCAATCCTTTTTATCTTCATAATTTTATCTTTGTGCCTTTCTCCACCACTATCCCCATTTGCCTCACttttcctctccccccctccccacatTCCCCTCCATCAGTCTACACCACTGGCCAAGAGGAGGCCACCCTGGAGTTCCTGCTGACGGACTATGACCTGATCTATGGGCGTCAGAAGCAGCTGGAGCTGGAGATCCAGGAGGCCTTCCTGCGCTTCATGAGCTGCTTGCTGAGGGGCTACCGTGCCTACCTGCTGCCCATCACCCAGGCCCCCTCAGACAGGACCACCGACTGCAGCTCCCTCTTCAACCTGCAGGGTCAGTGGGGGGTGACTGCCTGTGTGTGACTCATAACTCACAAAACAATTTACACAAGTGTACACAAATATTATTTAACTTTCTAGCTGAgtacgtgtgtgtgggtgttttacCGCACCTACGAAGctagtgttttaatgtgtgaagTTAACCACTCCCTGGCTCTTGCAGGCTTCCTGAAGTCTCGTGAACGCAACCACCAGAAGTTCTACACCCAGCTGACCAGGACCCAGATGTTCACTCAGTTCATCGAAGAGTGCTCATTCGTCAGTGATCGCCATGCCTGTCTGGAGTTCTTCGACGAGTGTGTCCAGAAGGTCAAAATCACATCTTCGTGTTTTACAGGATGTTTAGTGATGCACCATATCTTATGGAAGCCTTTAGTGTGTTGATTCTAATACTGAAACCGGATGAGCCTTTTTGTATTTGCGCAGCTAATGGAAATGTGTGTGATCCATTCCTGCCCTCTATGTTGTCAATGTTTGTGTCTACCTGTGtatatatgtggtgtgtgtaagCAGTCAGATGTGGAGAAGCCTGAGGAGGTGCGTCTGATAGACCTGGACGAGGCCCACAGTGGGGAGCACACGGTCTTCATCATGCCCCCAGAGGAACCCCAGGAGCCAGACGGTTCAGAGTGCCCCACTCACTACAGGTAACACAGGCGCTACATATAGCAGGGTATGTGTTCACTAAGCTTCTCAGAGTAGGGCTGGGACTAGGATGAGTTTAATCTTTTAAATGATAAAGAATAAGAGGGTTGTACTGATTCTAGATGAGCACAAATAAGGGCCCCGGCACTTTATACTGTCTGATGCTGTGACCAGTGACGGCGTGTTTGTCTGTTTACAGCTATGAGACGTTCCCTGTGCTCTGCATGGATCTGTTTGACCAGCCTCAGGACCAGCTACGTGTCCCTACCAAGGGGAGTGCCCCCAGCAGCCCAGCCCCGCGACGGACTAAACAGGTACAGACCCCAACCGCCGCACCAGAGCCCCAATGCAACCCCACTGAAAGCCAACAACCCCAGTGGATCCACTTTATCAAAACCACTAGGAACTATACAATAATAAGAGGCTGACTCACGCTGTTTAATTTCAatctttattattttattaagaGCATTACCCTGCcagcaaatcaaaatgtattagcATCAATCAACTTGATCTGTTCGAGACTCCCCAGTTAGCTTTATGATAACCCAGTTTTCCACAGCTAAAGAGGGAACATGCTTCACTGTTTTTCTGTGCCATTTGAATTTAATGAGCATTCATATTTCATTCTTCATTCAATATTTAAAAGCAGAAGCACAGTGGCGGCTGTGTATTTTGGGTGAATACCCCAAGCACCCTTCAGGGTTGTTAAGTTTGCCTTCTAGGACACATAGGAACCACATTATTACATCTTTAGTAAATCTAGATTGGATGACCTAACTcccctgtatccccctctctcctttaggAGATTAAGCTGGCACAGAAGCGGGCACAGATATACTCGGCAGTGCCCGACATGTGGTCCAAATGCCTGCTGGGCCACTGCTATGGGCTGTGGTTCATATACCTGCCCACCTTTGTGCGGGCGGAGAGTGCCAAGGTGCGTGCCTTGCAAACGGCATATGAGGTGCTCAAGCACATGGAGACCAGGAAGGTGGTACTACCAGATGAGGTGTGTTACAGGATCCTGATGCAGCTGTGTGGGCAGTACGGGCAGCCTGTGCTCGCTGTTAGGGTACTTCTGGAGATGAAGAAAGCTGGGATCACACCCAACACCATCACCTATGCATACTACAACAAGGTGAGACATTATTTACTTCAATTAAAAGTTGAACCCCGTCTGTGATCTCATCTGTAagtgtttgtatttttttttctccatattGACTCACCTCTGGCTCGGCCCACTCTCCTCAGGCAGTGCTGGAGAGCAAGTGGCCCTCTACCAATCAGGGTGGCCGTCTACGCTGGGCCAAGTTGCGCAACGTTCTGATGGCCGTGGCGCAGttcagacagccagtcagacaATGGCAGAAAAGTGGTTCAGTAGGCTCGCGGACAGGTCAggacattatttatttattttttactattgtttgtaaCAAAAATTGTCATTGGTTTTAGTGGCCTTTTTtaatggtttaaaaaaaacattatataTGTAAAAACAGAGGTGAAACATGTTTTGTCTTTTTAAAAAGATACAATGGACAGTAACCAACGATCCCGCCCACAATCTAACCTGATTCGTCAGTCCAGCTGGAGCGGCCTTAGTGAAAGCTCCAGCCACGAATCGCTGACGGGGTCTATGGTGAAGAGCAACAGCCTGAGCAGCATGAGAGGCTCAACAGACAGTGAGTGATGGATATCTATTATATAGAAATAGCACTGTCATTGGAatgttatacactgctcaaaaaaataaagggaacacttaaacaacacaatgtaactccaagtcaatcacacttctgtgaaatcaaactgtccacttaggaagcaacactgactgacaatacatttcacatgctgttgtgcaaatggaatagacaacaggtggaaattataggcatttagcaagacacccccaataaaggagtggttctgcaggtggtgaccagaccacttctcagttcctatgcttcctggctgatgttttggtcacttttgaatgctgccggtgctttcactctagtggtagcatgagacggagtctacaacccacacaagtggctcaggtagtgcagctcatccaggatggcacatcaatgcgagctgtggcaatgaggtttgctgtgtctgtcagcgtagtgtccagagcatggaggcgctaccaggagacaggccagtacatcaggagacgtggaggaggccgtaggagggcaacaccccagcagcaggaccgctacctccgcctttgtgcaaggaggagcaggaggagcactgccagagccctgaaaaatgacctccagcaggccacaaatgtgcatgtttgctcaaacggtcagaaacagactccatgagggtggtatgagggtcctacgtccacaggtgggggttgtgcttacagcccaacaccgtgcaggacgtttggcttttgccagagaacaccaagattggcaaattcgccactggtgccctgtgctcttcacagataaaagcaggttcacactgagcacgtgacagagtctggagacgccgtggagaatgttctgctgcctgcaacatcctccagcatgaccggtttggcggtgggtcagtcatagtgtggggtggcatttctttggggggccgcacagtcctccatgtgctcgccagaggtagcctgactaccattaggtaccgagatgagatcctcagaccccttgtgagaccatatgctggtgcggttggccctgggttcctcctaatgcaagacaatgctagacctcaggtggctggagtgtgtcagcagttcctgcaagaggaaggcattgatgctatggactggcccgcccgttccccagacctgaatccaattgagcatatctgggacatcatgtctcgcaccatccaccaatgccacgttgcaccacagactgtccaggagttggcggatgctttagtccaggtctgggaggagatccctcaggagaccatctgccacctcatcaggagcatgcccaggcgttgtagggaggtcatacaggcacgtggaggccacacacactactgagccacattttgacttgttttaaggacattacatcaaagttggatcagcctgtagtatggttttccactttaattttgagtgtgactccaaatccagacctccatgggttgatacatttgatttccattgataatttttgtgtgattctgttgtcagcacattcaaatatgtaaagaaaaaagtatttaataagaatatttcattcattcagatctaggatgtgttattttagtgttccctttatttttttgagcagtgtataatggcattgaggagtacaccgactcagtcaccagcttcatcaacgtcatccccacagtgaccatatgtacatatcccagccagaagccatggatttacaggcaacatctgcaccgagTTAAATGCAGCCttttt contains:
- the LOC112222853 gene encoding DENN domain-containing protein 4B isoform X1, producing MTEEKCPQLVDYFVVAGLAPGGSDPLDEEGQQRGGRVVEPVIDLAVIARGLGEEVPEGFTCIEKTQGGHPAELSTGLINNPHMYLCYRRGHDKPPILDLGVLYEGKEVVKQGWYVIETTPYSRSASLSSGGPATHRTFLTYRRAPESQALHTLGVTDISLLLPSKGEVAPHTFCRVEKNLNTGIWGPALYLCYKRAVAKANALVYEAGLISRYPEADVESFPLPESVPMFCLPMGVTVESWPLNTKYQLPVFSTFVLTSACGDKVYGAAIQFYEAFPRECLSERQSVRLGLVSVVDRRPITNRTLQVKKSVCVLSHWPFFTVFQKFLTFVYRYSISGPHVLPLEKHISSFMHNVPFPSPQRPRILVQLSPYDNLLLCQPVSSPLLLSGASFVKLLQNLGPENACVLLLAVLTEHKLLLHSLRPDVLTSVSEALVSMTFPLRWHCPYIPLCPLRLADVLCAPMPFIVGVHSSYFDLYDPPTDVVCVDLDTNTIFQAEDKKPLSWRSLPRKHGKMLVNTLTNLMKTLEKIYTTGQEEATLEFLLTDYDLIYGRQKQLELEIQEAFLRFMSCLLRGYRAYLLPITQAPSDRTTDCSSLFNLQGFLKSRERNHQKFYTQLTRTQMFTQFIEECSFVSDRHACLEFFDECVQKSDVEKPEEVRLIDLDEAHSGEHTVFIMPPEEPQEPDGSECPTHYSYETFPVLCMDLFDQPQDQLRVPTKGSAPSSPAPRRTKQEIKLAQKRAQIYSAVPDMWSKCLLGHCYGLWFIYLPTFVRAESAKVRALQTAYEVLKHMETRKVVLPDEVCYRILMQLCGQYGQPVLAVRVLLEMKKAGITPNTITYAYYNKAVLESKWPSTNQGGRLRWAKLRNVLMAVAQFRQPVRQWQKSGSVGSRTDTMDSNQRSRPQSNLIRQSSWSGLSESSSHESLTGSMVKSNSLSSMRGSTDKSKLSMKAVLRNAGANGCSDPASRKPPVGPRDTSTPSPFPPGGVLVRRDQVCLSTFYKDCAEMANSDPDCSCQPGERDGRPPGPRDTVSRKVVDENYNNVSPRSRGSLTGKLQQLLTPTRHRVSGRRAASVDARRSGGENGPVSRVSEQRQSRKVAESLLKAKERLYNATSESSLSVGSDVDLPDTTNLAFPLRKSWDTNQEGAGLQVLMSSCSLCRSCNSLVYDEEIMAGWTSDDSNLNSSCPFCSTTFVPLLNAEICVLGPISSTHHSLERTNWNTEEEVESAAKPPGGQEAILGHNGVSEDSSSETSSYSESSSATMGSSVGESPQVTVAYLSPLVLRKELESLLENEGEAVLAQGQLLDSHSIIFWNLVWYFHRLGLPSNLLQLVRSSPLANQLAQTSENSAVRVRLLWDTLTPDTDHWPPLYILWRIHSGVPMRNHSWRRHNHPFTLAFLEEVLRWVGMNEIHKGITLFLETIAKQPGTPKIQRSLYREMLFLTLAAMGRDHVAAFDKKYKAAYQRLSGSLGRGELRRKRAQPPSPKAVDCRRSFLLPLEC